A window of the Pseudomonas furukawaii genome harbors these coding sequences:
- a CDS encoding ExbD/TolR family protein — translation MKFRRRAGNVAREEVFLNLTSLIDVIFVLLLFFVVTTTFTKPSQLKIELPEAVSGTPPEETQLKTLELSIGADGQYALNGQDLVKNDLATLIAALGRESEGDNSLPLVITADARTSHQSVVTAMDAAGKLGFSHLRMTTVDADAAKQP, via the coding sequence GTGAAGTTTCGCCGTCGGGCGGGCAACGTCGCCCGCGAGGAAGTCTTCCTCAACCTCACGTCCCTGATCGACGTGATCTTCGTGCTGCTGCTGTTCTTCGTGGTCACTACCACCTTCACCAAACCCAGCCAGCTGAAGATCGAACTGCCCGAGGCCGTCAGCGGCACGCCGCCGGAAGAGACGCAGCTCAAGACCCTGGAGCTTTCCATCGGCGCCGACGGCCAGTACGCCCTCAATGGCCAGGACCTGGTGAAGAATGACCTGGCGACCCTGATCGCCGCCCTGGGGCGGGAATCCGAGGGTGACAACAGCCTGCCCCTGGTCATTACCGCCGACGCCCGCACCTCCCACCAGTCGGTGGTCACCGCCATGGACGCGGCCGGCAAGCTGGGCTTCAGCCATCTGCGCATGACCACGGTAGACGCCGACGCGGCCAAGCAACCCTGA
- a CDS encoding MotA/TolQ/ExbB proton channel family protein — translation MWELVKAGGWMMLPIILCSVAATAIIAERLWTLRISRVSPPHLLGQVWRQIKDKQLNAQKLKELRASSPLGEVLAAGLANSKHGREIMKECIEEAAGRVIHELERYLNALGTIAAMAPLLGLLGTVFGMIEIFSGFMENGMANAPILAGGIAKALVTTAAGLIVAIPAVFFHRYLLRRVDELVVAMEQEAIKLVEVVQGDREVDFAEVAKA, via the coding sequence GTGTGGGAGTTGGTCAAAGCCGGTGGCTGGATGATGCTGCCGATCATTCTCTGTTCCGTCGCCGCCACCGCGATCATCGCTGAACGCCTGTGGACCCTGCGCATCAGCCGGGTTTCTCCGCCCCATCTGCTGGGTCAGGTCTGGCGACAGATCAAGGACAAGCAGCTCAATGCCCAGAAGCTCAAGGAGCTGCGAGCGTCCTCGCCCCTGGGTGAGGTGCTCGCCGCCGGACTGGCCAACTCCAAGCACGGTCGCGAGATCATGAAAGAGTGCATCGAGGAGGCTGCAGGCCGCGTGATCCATGAGCTGGAGCGCTACCTCAATGCCCTTGGCACCATCGCTGCCATGGCGCCGCTGCTGGGGCTCCTGGGAACGGTGTTCGGCATGATCGAGATCTTCAGTGGCTTCATGGAAAATGGCATGGCCAACGCGCCGATCCTCGCCGGTGGCATCGCGAAGGCGCTGGTGACGACGGCTGCGGGCCTGATCGTCGCCATTCCGGCCGTGTTCTTCCATCGCTACCTGCTGCGTCGCGTGGACGAACTGGTGGTGGCCATGGAGCAGGAGGCGATCAAGCTGGTGGAGGTGGTGCAGGGCGATCGCGAGGTGGACTTCGCGGAGGTAGCCAAAGCGTGA